The segment CTCTAATCCTAATATCTGGTAACCACTCCGCACCGCGTGTGAAGAGTTCCAGCTCTATCTTCGAAGCGTTTAGAATCTTCGACAACGTTTACCCGGTATATAGCTCAAAATACGAGGAAATAGTTGTAAAAGATATTGCCTTTCATTGCATTCCTCACGTACCTACTGAAGAAGAACTTCATGCCGCTTTTGCGAGCATCAGGCCAAGCTTAAAAGCTAAATACAACGTAATAGTTTCTCACACTGGCGTAACCGCGGATGTTCAATATAAAATGGGAGAATTCAATGAGTTGATGACCCCCTTTGCAACTCTTGCAGAAAAGAAGAACTTTGACTACATTGCCCTGGGGCATTATCACAAGTATCACACGCTTACAAAAAATGCTTGTTATTCTGGATCTACAGAGCGTTTCAGCTTCCGCGAAGCAGACGAGAAAAAAGGATTTATCGAAGCTGATCTTAGCAATGGAAGATTTAAATTTATTCCTATAACCGTTCGAGAGATGGCAATATTTAATCCTATAGATTGCCAAGGTTTGAATGTTAAAGACATAGAATCTGAGGTTGAGATTCAAACTAAAGGAAAAACAAAAGACAAAATCGTTCAAATCACGTTTGATAATATTCAACGACACCTATACGTTGAACTAAACTTTCAGCGGCTGAAAAAAATAACCGCAGACGCACTCTATGCCAAATGGGTAATAAACTGGGCTGCCGAAAAAGGAATGGGTGTAATTCCAACAGCTATAGGAACACTACCTGCAGAGTTTGAGAATTTTCTACACCTTCAAAAGTTCAAAGATTTAAACAAAGAAAAGCTTTTAAGAATGGGCCTGTCTTATCTATCCAGTGTACAAGAGCAAGAGGAAGCATAAATGTTCTTAAGGACCCTCAAACTAAGAAACTACAGGAAATTCAGAAATGAAATGATCGAATTCCCTGAAGGTGTAATTGGCATTATTGGTCCTAATGGCGTTGGGAAGTCTTCTATTTTAGAAGCTATAGGATGGGCACTCTACGGTAACGTGATGGCGCGAACAGAAAAACATGAGGTAAAAAGTCAGAATGCTACCGCGAACGAAGACTGCCGTGTTGAACTTGAGTTTGATATGACTGGACACTGTTATAAGGTTATAAGGGAACTCAAAGGGGGAAATGCTTTTTCCAACGCTCTGATTTATGCAAATGGAAACTGCGAGCCCGAAGCACAGAGAGATAGTGGTGTGAATGAATACCTTAAGAACCTTCTTGGGATGGACTATGTGACCTTCTTAAGGACAATCTATGCCAAGCAAAAAGACCTCGCTGCTCTTTCTCTGTTGCGCCCAGAAGAGAGGAAAAAAGTCATACGGCGGATGCTCAACATTGACCGTATTGACATTGCAATTACCCAGATAAGATCCGACAAAAGACAGAAAGAGGATTACATAAAAGGTATCGAAATAAGTCTTGAAGATGTTGAAGAGTTTAAAGCAAGGCGGAAGAAAATATTGAGTGAACAGGTGGAAATAAAAAAGAGTATCTCTGAACTGAATGCGACAGTTAGCTTGCTTTTAGAGGAAAGGGTAAAAATAAAGAAAGAAAAGAGTATTCAAGATCAAAAATATAAAACCTTCAATGAACTTGGCAAGCAAAAAGCACTGCTTCATGAAAAACAATCATCTTTGAAGAAACAACTTGAAGAATGCTTCAATGACAAAAAGGAACTAGAACAAAAGAACAAAGAGTTGAAGAACCTTAAGCCTAAAGAGCAAGAGTACACCAAAATAAAAGCCGAAAATAAAAAACAAGAAGAGCTGCGCCTTAAATATCAGGCCAAAGTGGAGCTAAAGGAAAATGTTTCTGAAAAGAGAGAAGACATAAAAGATAGGGAGAAAAAATTAAGTGCAATAATGGAGAAGCTGAAGGCCTTTGAAAATGTGGATAAGGAATTTAATAAAATAGAGAAAGACATGCGCTCCAGAGAGCAAAAGAGAAGAATTATTGAAAAAAGAGCTAAAAAAAATCATGGAGAGTCAGAAGTTTTAAAATCAAAAATCGAGGAGCTTTCCTTAAAGAAAAACGATATTTCCAAGCTTGGCCCAGGTAGCAAATGTCCCACCTGTTTCAGAGAATTGGGGAAGACCCACCCTGATATAATTCGGCACATTGAAAGCGAGAAAAAAGCTTATCGCAAGGAACTTGAAGTAATAAATCAGCAAAAATATGGGATCGACAAAAAACACAAAAACATTCTGGGAGAATTAGATGCGCTCGTGGGGAAAAAGAATAAAATAATCCAAAAGCTGAAGAAAAAATCAGAATTGGACCAATCGCTAAAGGAGCAACGAGATGAGCTGAAAAATGTTGAGTTAAATCTAAGTAAAAACGAAGAAAAGCTAAAAAAACTAAAGGAAATTAAGTTTGACAAGAAAATTTATGAACAACTAAGTAAGAGCTTTGAGAAGTTATCGAAGATTATGGAGAACGTTATTGCGTTAAGGAACGAGGTGCAGAGGATTCCCAAATTACTAGAAAAAACAAAATCACTAAAAATAGAAATTACTAAATCTGATAATGCCCTCAAAGTCAATAATCAAGAGCTTAAGGAATTGGGTTTCGACGGAGAAACGTATAATTATGTTAAAACTAAGTACGAAGAAGTCTCCGAAAGACTCAAAGGGCAGCAAATGAAACTTCAGGGGAAAAAACATCAAATGGAACTCTCCAAACAGGAGCTTGTAAGTGTCAATAAAGATATTAGGCGTCAAGAAAAATACAGGAAGGAAATAAAAAAGTCTGAAATCGATCTACAATATCTACAAAGGTTGGAAAGCCTTATAGAAGATTTTCGATTAGAATTGACTGGTAGAATTCGCCCACTACTTGAGTCCAAGGCTTCCTATCTCTTTAACGAAGTCACGGAGGGCAGATATCCTGCGATGGAACTTGACGAGAACTACGAGGTATCTATTCTTGACGGCAATCAGGCTTATCGGTTGAAGAGATTTTCAGGGGGAGAAGAGGACCTCGCTAACCTCTGTCTGAGGATCGCGATGTCTCAGGTCATTGCTGAACGCAGCGGCGGTGCAGAGATAAACTTCATCGCTTTAGACGAAATATTTGGCAGCCAGGACGAGAAGCGAAAGCAGAGCATCCTAAATTCCATTAATAGGCTTTCTTCTCAGTTTCGCCAGATATTTCTAATCACTCATATCGAAGACATTAAAGAGATGTTTTATCGGGTCTTAAGAATCGAAGAAAACCCAGTAACTAAAGAGAGCAGTATTATTATTGACCAGTTATGATAGGACAAGCACACACAAAGTAATACGGCCACCTACCGAAACGCATTGTTCAATATATTCCTTAAGCAGTCCCTCCTCTTGCTCTTCCATCCACCGCCATAAAAAACCCGCAGCGGTCGCAGCTTATGTCCTTCCGGTGGCAAAAGTCATGGAATATCTGATGAAGCCCCTGCTGCCTGCGGGCATTGTTCACTACTTTGGACAACCCCTCCGGCAGTACCCTGTTCGTCATAAACTTGACAACGCTGTCTGTAGAACACTTCCGGTGGCGCTTGTATGCCTCGTGCAACAGCGCTTCAAACCCTGAATCTTGATTTTTTCTGGCATACGTTAGAAGAAGCGGGAGGACGGCGTTTATAAAAATAACTGCCGCTCGCTCCCCCCCTATCAGTTTCGCCGGGGCCTTCAGCCTCTTGCCCCCAGGTGTCAGGTAGTATGACCAGAACTCGTCTTCTAGACCCGAAAAATAGGCTTCAATCTCTCTTGCAACCGTTGAGGCGGCGTTCGTCTTCTTACTCCTTGTCTCTTCAAGGATGGTAAGCAGGTCCTTAAAAATTCCTCCCTCAAGGCTCCCGGCCAACAGGTGGCTCATGGCGGCAATTCGTCTATGGGGCTGGTTTAACGGCCTGACACCTCCCCAGCGCCAGTCGCCATACCGCATCGGCTCCTTGTCCCACTTACACCTGATAACTTCATCCCAAAGGTGGGAAACTCTCTCGAGGTATTCTCTTGTCTCCCGGTCATAACCGTCTCCGGCCTTCCCCTGCCAGCCATATAAAACACCTCCCGCACCCAGGAGCATTGACTGTATCCAAACGTGCTTGTCTGACGGGTCTCGCTGAGTACCGCCTGTACCTGTCGGTATAAAACTCCTCAGGTCTTCAAGTGGCACTAATGCCGCAAGCTGCGAAAATTGCAACACGTTGCTCTTATACCCCATCGTCCTCATGAGGGCCTCATAAAGCACCTGTTCATACGTTTTTTCGTCCAGGTATTCCTCAAACCTTCTCGACTTGGAGAGTATCCGTTCGTCGCCCGCATGGTCCAGTATACGCTCAAGCGTCTCCGTGTGTATGCCTCCTTTTGCAAGGATGTCGCAGCAAGGGCCCGCAACGTATTTTGCAGTGTCGGGATATTCCGTGAGTCCATCCAGAAGCCCAGGGACGTCCTCCGGTGGTACAGTTATGTATTTGGACAGCGCCAGCTGCGGCAATTTTTTGTTTGTTACATCACTCACGTAGCCCTGGGAGATGTCGTTCCACATGACCACGTGAAGGCACACGTTTTTATATCCCTCTTGTTTGTGGTGGCCGTGGCGTTTCCAGTCGGTGGCGTTGATATGGACCTCGACGTCTCCCTTTATCCTCCCCACACCTTCCAGCAATATCTCGGCATCCAGGTGGTCGGGGCCGCCTTCTACGTTCCATCTCCCCGGTGAGATTACCTCAAGCCGCGCATTATCCTCCGTATACAATCTTGACGTGTCAAAATGCCCGCCAAACCACAGACAGCGCACCATCTCCTCGCTTATCCTCCTCGTCGCACCCCCGTAACCCCGGTCCCGGGGTTCACTGACGCCTGCCTTGCCCCGTACCAGAGTGGCGTAATTGTTGGAGAAACCTTGTGTTGGTTTGTATGCCATTAGTGTTTCATGCTATTTGCGGGGGCAGTCCCCTGTGGTTGCCCCAACAAACTAATGTTAAGGCGCGGGCCTTTTGGCGGGAAAGGGAAGTACTGGACGTTTCGGGGGTTATGGTTCCTGCCCGGCCGTGTCCGCAGGTTCATCGGAGGCGGTCTCTTCTAACGGTACCTCTACGGGCTCCTGCTCCCCGGGCGACCCCGGCAGCCTTTCTTCCGTAATGCGAGCCAGTGAGACCAGGCGGTCGTTCTTACCCAGAGACACAATCCTCACGCCCTGTGTGCTCCGGCCAATCGTGGAAATAGCCCCGGCACTGATGCGTACTACCTTGCCGCCGGCCGTCAGGAGCATAAGCTCGTCCCCGTCTCGCACCCTGGCAAGGGCCACAACTTTTCCGTTACGCTCGTTCGTCCTTATATTTAGCACACCCTGGCCCCCTCTGCCGCGGGCCGTGTACTCGCTGAAGGCCGTGCGCTTGCCGAAACCCCTCTCACATACCGTCAACAGGGTCGCCCCTTCTTCAACGACTACCAGCCCCTTTACCCTGTCATCTCCGATAAGGCGAATCCCCCTTACGCCTGCCGCGGCCCTGCCCATGGCCCTGACTCCCTTTTCGAGGAATCTTATCGCCTTGCCCTGCTCCGTCCCGATAATCAGCTCATCGTCACCACCGGTCAGGCGCACGCCGACAAGCCTGTCGCCCGGGTTCAGCCTGAGCGCAATGATGCCGCCCCGCTTCGGCCTGCTGAACTCGGTCAGCGGCGTCTTCTTTATGGTCCCCTTCTCTGTTACCATAACCAGGCGGCGGCCGTCGAACTCCCTGACGGGGAACATGGAGGTTATACTTTCCCCTCCCCTGATCCCCAGCAGGCTACCGATGGACCTGCCCCGGGCAAGACGGCCCATCTGAGGGATATCGTAGACCTTCTGCCAGTAGACCCGGCCGAGGTCCGTAAAGAACAGGAGATAATCGTGCGTGGACGCAATGAACAAATGCTCCACGAAGTCCCCCTCCTCCAAGTCACCGCCGATAACACCCTTTCCGCCCCTGCCCTGCCGCCTGTACGTCGTAAGCGGCATCCTCTTGACATAACCCTGATGTGTCAGGAGCACGGCCATGTCCGCTTCGGCAATGAGTTGTTCCTTTCTGAACTCCTCCACCTCTCCCCCTATATCGGTGCGCCGCGCGTCGCCGAACTTTTCCTTAATTTCCTGAATCTCCTCACGTATTATGTTCAGAACAAGTTCCTCTTTTGCCAGGATGTCTTTGTAGTGGCCTATGTCCTTGCGTAACTGGCCGTATTCTTCCTCCAGTTTGGCGTGTTCCAGGGAGGTCAGCCTCTGCAGCCGCATGTCCAGTATGGCGCCGGCCTGTATCTCTGAGAGCTTAAATTTTTCCATAAGTGCGGCCTTTGCATCGGCCGTGGTCGCCGCGGACTTAATGACGGCGATTACTTCATCGATATTCTTAAGCCCTATCCTCAGGCCTTCGACGACGTGGGCCCTTTCCTCGGCCTTCCTCAGTAGGAAGGCGATCCTTCGCCGGATTACCTCCATACGGTAGTCTCTGTAGTTCAGGAGAAAGTCCTTCAGGCTGAGGGTCTGCGGCTTGCCGTCCACCAGCGCGATCATTATTATGCTGAAGCTGTCTTGCAGTTGGGTGAGCTTGTAAAGCTGGTTAATGACGACGTCTTCTTCCTCGCCACGTTTCACTTCGATAACCAGGCGGCTGCCTTCCCTGTCGCTTTCGTTGCGGATGTCGGAGATACCCGTAATCTTGTCTTCCTTTACAAGATTGGCTATCTTCTCTATGATCTTCTCCCTGTTGAGCTGATACGGGATCTCTGTGACAACAATCTGCTTTTTCCCCCCTTTGATCTCCTCCATGTGGAGCCTCGCCCTGACGGTGATAGTCCCCCTGCCGGTCTTGTAGCCCCGTTCAAGCCCTCCCGTACCGCAGATAATACCTCCGGTTGGAAAATCGGGCCCCCTGATAATGGTTAGAAGCTCATCGATACTTACATCGGGGTCGTCGAGCACCTTCAGTATGCCGTTACATACCTCCCCCACGTTGTGAGGGGGGATGCTGGTCGCCATGCCGACGGCGATGCCGGTGCAGCCGTTGCACAAAAGGTTGGGGAACCTGGAGGGGAGCACGGTGGGTTCCAGTCTGGTCCCGTCGTAGTTCGGGACGTAGTCTACTGTACCCCTTTCCAGGTCCTCGAGTATCTCCATGCTTGCCGCCGTGAGTCGCGCCTCTGTATACCTCATGGCGGCCGGCGGGTCGCCGTCGATGGTACCGAAATTGCCCTGCCCCTTGATAAGAGGATACCTGAGGTTGAAGTCCTGGGCCATTCGCACAAGTGTCGGATAAACAACCTGCTCCCCGTGCGGGTGGTAGTTGCCGGTCGTGTCTCCCGCTATCTTGGCGCACTTTCTGAACTTCGACCTCGGGCCGAGACCGAGGTCGTTCATGGCCACCAGTATCCTCCTCTGCGAGGGTTTCAGCCCGTCCCTTGCGTCAGGCAATGCCCGGCTCACGATGACGCTCATCGCGTACGTCAGGTAGGAGACCTTCATCTCCTCCTCAATAAACAACTCTCTTATGTTCTCTCGCGCCTCTATCATACGTCCAGTTGTTTCACCTCCAGGGCGTGATGCTCAATGTATTCCCGTCTCCTCTGTACGTCCTTACCTACCAGTATGGTAAATATCTGGTCTGCCTTGTAGCCGTCCTCGATCGTAACCTTCAGCAGTGTCCTCGTCGTGGGGCTCATTGTCGTCTCCGCCAGCTCTTCGGCGTTCATTTCGCCCAAGCCCTTGTACCGTTGCACGTCAAGCCCTTTCCTGCCGAGCTCCCGCAGCCTGCGTAAAATCTCGCTTAGCGTGCAGGCGGGCACTTCCACGCCGTCGGATATAAGTTTGAACTTGGGCTCCTTCTCTTCCGCGCCACCCAAATAATCTTCCGGCGCGAACCCCTTGCTCTCCAGGTCTGCAATAAGTTTTTCCAGTTCCTTGCTCTCGTGAAAGACGGTAGCCTCCGGGATCCCGTTCTCCACCTCCCCTTCGGGTAAATCTTCCTTCTCTATTATCTCGATGTCCTTCTCCCGTCTCTGGAGCTCTTTAATGAAGTTGTTGTATTCTTCGTCGTGGTAGAAATACTTCTCCTCTCCGCTCAAGCTGACCATGTACAGCGGCAGGGAAGAGTCTTTCGGGTTTCTATGCTTGAGAAACCCGTCCAGGGTGAAACCCTTCTTCTCCATGAGACGGGCCTGTTCTTCCATCTTTACAAGCAGGCGGATGACCTCCCTGAGTTCCTGGCTGCCTATCTCTTCGCCGCCATCTTTGAGCATCTTTGTGCCGTCGGCACCAAGCTCCAGCAGGGCATCACCCAGTTCTTTATCATTGTAGAGGTACTCCCGCTTCTTCTTTCGCGTTATCTTGTACAGGGGAGGCTGAGCGATGTAGATGTTTCCCCTCTCAATAAGGTCTTTCATCTGCCTGAAAAAGAACGTGAGAAGTAAGGTGCGGATGTGCGCCCCGTCTACGTCCGCGTCTGTCATTATGATTATCTTTCCATAGCGCAGGTTTTCTGCTTTAAAGTCGTCCGTACCGATACCCGTACCCAGGGCGCTGATGAGGGTGCAAATTTCCTCGTTGGAGAGCATCTTATCTACCCTGGCCTTCTCCACGTTCAGGATGACACCTTTAAGCGGCAGTATGGCCTGAAATATCCTGTCCCTGCCCTGTTTGGCCGTCCCTCCGGCCGATATCCCCTCGACCAGGAAGAGCTCGCTACTGTCTATCTCTTTGGTGGAACAATCCGCAAGTTTACTGGGCAGGTTTGCGCCGCTTAAGGCGCCTTTTCGCCTGGAGAGGTCTCTGGCCTTCTTCGCCGCCTCCCTGGCACGGGCCGAGTCAATGGCCTTGTTTATGATGGCCTTGGCGCAGCCGGGGTTTTCCTCGCAGTAAGTGCCCAGGCGGTCATTCAGTATCGTCTCGACGATACCCTGTATCTCTCTGTTGCCCAGCTTGGTCTTTGTCTGTCCCTCAAACAAGGGGTCGGGGACCATCAGACTTACAATGGCCGTGAGACCCTCCAGGTAATCTTCTCCCGCCGGGGGCCTCCCCTCTTTGAGCAGGCCGAGGCTTTTTGCGGCGTTGTTGAGCGTCCTGGTCAGCGCACCCTTGAAACCGCTTAGGTGTGTTCCTCCCTCCAGCGTACATATATTATTAACGAAGGAAAAGATGTTCTCCGAGTAGCTGTCGTTGTACTGAAACGCGACCTCAACGATCACGTCTCCTTCCCTCTTCTCTATATGGACTATGTCTTCATGTATTGGCTCTTTGCCTGAATTCAGCTCCTCAATAAACGCCTTTATGCCGCCCTGGTATTTGAAGGACTCGCTTTTATCGGTCCGCTCGTCCGACACGTTTATTTCGAGGCCCCCGTTCAAAAAAGACAGTTCCTTCAGCCTTTTTACGATGATGTCGTACTTGAAGTCCATGTCCTCGAATATCTCCGGATCCGGTTTAAATACGATTTTTGTCCCCTGCCTCTTGGTCGTGCCTCTGTTCTCAAGCGGAGTGACGGGGTTTCCCCTTTCATATCGTTGAAAGTAGACCTGCCCGTCCCGTCGCACTTCAACCTCTAACCACTCGGTAAGCGCATTGACTACTGAAACACCTACCCCGTGAAGACCGCCGGAGACCTTGTAAGAGCCGTGCCCGAACTTCCCCCCCGCGTGGAGTGTGGTCATAACGACCTCTACCGCAGGCTTTTTCATCTCCACATGCTGGTCCACGGGGATGCCCCTGCCGTCGTCTACAATAGAGATGCTACCGTCGGCGCTGATCTTAACGTTTATGGCCTCGCAGAAACCGCCGACCGCTTCATCCACGCTGTTCATCACTACTTCTTCAACAAGGTGGTGGAGCCCTCTTGTGCTCACGTCGCCTATGTACATCGCCGGTCTCTTGCGGACGGCTTCTATCCCACCCAGTACCTTTATTGCCGTAGCGTCGTACTTCTCAATGTGCGTTGCTCTCTCTACCTGCACCATTCTCTCCTGCTCCCTCCTGCTAATCCTTTGCCAGCCGAAGCTTTATGTCCGCCAAACGTACCTTGTTAAGCTTCTCCTGCATTTCCACCCTCAGCTCCTCTTGGTTCATGCCCGTAAGCTCTTGGAGCAACGCCGACGAGTCAACTTCTACGTATAGACTCCCCCTTCGCAGACCCTTTATCCTTGTGTGGCAAGCCATCTCCTCTCCAATTGTTTTACTCCAGGCGGCTAGGAGTTCTTGTCGCTTGCCGTCCCCCAGCGGTTTAAGCTTTTTTACCACACTCATTAAGACCTCGGACATCACTTTCTCTTTTGCTTTTCCCACCTAAGCCTCCGACAACCTTATCGGCATCAGGACGTAGAGGTAATCCCTGCCCATCCTTAGTGTCGCCGCCGTGTTCGCATCTTTGAGGCCGATTTTTACCATCCCCTTGCCTATTGCCTTTAGGCCGTCCAGCAGGAAATCAGGGTTAAGGCCTATCTCCATCTCCTTGCCGCTATAATTCACGCTGATTCCGACCACTCCTTCACCAATGTCCGGCGTCTGGGCTGAGATAGAGAGGCTGTTCTTCTGCAACTTCATCTTTACGACACACCTCTCTTCCGTGGTAAGGAACGCTGCCCGGCGTACTGCCCCGGCAAGTTCTTCTGCATCCACTTCCAGCCTCTCAGCGTCTTCCTTTGGTATGGCCTCCTCATAATTGGGATACTGTCCCTCGATTAACTGGCTGTACACTATTGCATTTTCAGTTTTTGCTACCATATGTGTCTCTTCCAGCTTGATTTTTACCGGGGTTGTAGTTTGCGCGGCTATCCTTGGAAGCTGCTGTATCCCTTTCGCCGGCACGATACTGTTGCATGAAACCCCACCCTTGTTAGCAACCTTTTCTTTAACATACGCCATTCTTCTCCCGTCCGTAGCAACCATACTTGCTACGTCTCCCTTTATCCCAAGCAACACCCCGGTCATTGTATGTCTCAGACGCTCACTGGCACAGGCAAACACCGTTTTCCGGACCATGTCTTGTATCTTTTCTGGCTCTATCTCAAAGTAATTCCCCTCAGTAAAGGTGGGAATTGACGGAAACTCCTCTGGGTCGTACCCCAAAAGCTTGAAATTACACCCCTTTCCCGACAGACGACATGTTCTCTCCTTTACCTCCAGAGAAACTTCCCCTTCCGTCCACTCTTGGAAAAGCCCTATCAGTCTGCTGCCTGGGAGGACAACCTTACCTGGCTCCAAGATCTTTTCAGGCTCTATGAGATACCTTATCCCTACCTCCAAGTCTGTGCCCGAAAGCTCCAGTTTATCATTAATTGTCTCCAATTTTACCGCTTGAATAATCGGTTTTGTGGTTGAACTGCTTATTACATTACTTATTACCTTTAGTCCTTCGTGTAGTTTATTGCTGGAGCAGAGGATTTTCATTTTACTGGTCTCTTTTGTTAAGGTTATTTATATTATAATTTCTATATTACTTATTCTTAAGGACTGTAGGTTTGTGGATAAACCACTGTGTTTTTCCACAACACGCTACTGTCACATGACTTGTGGTACATCAAGATTGTTGACAAAATGTAAATAAACAGCCATATCTATATACGAAAAACCGCCACAGCCCCTAGAATCTCTCCAGAAGCAGCAAGAGGTCTTCACGCGACCGACTAAAAAGGGCAGGGTTATCCACAGGTTATCAACAGAGTGTGAATAGGTCATGAGGCTCCCGTATGGAGATCTTTCTCTATCCCATCTAAAAGTTGTGAAAAGTCTTTATCCACGGATTTCATGGTTTTAACCTTTTCCTCGGCATGAATCACGGTACTGTGGTCGCGACCCCCAATATATCCTCCTATTTCTTGAAGCGACAGCTGGGTATGTCTCCGGGCCAGAAACATGGCAACCTGTCTGGCCAGAGCGGTAGACCGCTTTCGACTTCTGGACTGAAGCTGCTGGAGAGAGATATCGAAGGAGGTTGCGACAGAGGCCATTATTTTTTCTATATTGACGGGGCTCAGGCCTTTCTTTGAAAATTCACTACTTATCTGGTGCGCTATCGCTTCCGGGGAGGCGGAAGGGTCAATGGCCGCGCAACGGGAAAACCTGATAATAGCACCTTCAAGCTCACGCACGTTATCCGTCACTCCTTCGGCAAGTATCCTTGCCGCCTCCGGCGGCACGCAGAGGTTCGAGAGAGAGGCCTTTTTCTCTATTATTGCGGTGCGGGTTTCAAAGTCGGGCGGCTCTATCCTTGCCAGCAGACCCCATTTAAATCTGGAAACCAGGCGCTCCTCAATCTCCGAGATGTCTTCAGGTGAACAGTCGCTTGAGAGGATAATCTGCTTTTGTGAGTTATATAAGGCGTTGAACGTGTGGAAGAACTCCTCTCTCGAGCGGGGAGAACGGGAGATAAAGTGAACGTCATCGATAACCAGCACATCCAGACCACGGTATGTATTGCGAAAACTCTCCCAGCGCTCAGTCTTTACGGTGGCGATAAAGTGGTTTACGAAACTTTCGCAGGGAAGATACAATATTCTTGAGCTGGGGTTTTTTTCAATGAGCGAGAGGCATATCGCGTGGAGGAGGTGGGTTTTACCCAGACCGACGCCTCCCTGCAGAAAAAGGGGGTTGTAGGCCTTACCGGGAGACTCGGCGACCGCGGCTGCGGCGGCATGGGCGAGCCTGTTGGAAGGGCCCACCACGAAATTTTCGAACAGATACTCCCTGTTAAGGTAACTGCTGGACTCTACAGAGGGGGGAGTCGACAGGTCGCTTTCTATGGTAAATTTTACGTCCCCTAGACCCCCTGACACAGACGACAGAACCTCCTCAATGAGCCCCCTGTAACTCTGAGAAAGCCACTCCTTGTGATACTGGCTGGGCACCCGGAGCTCTATCATGCTGTTGTCCCCCTCGCGGGCGACTGGTTTAATGTGGGCGAACCAGGTCTGAAACTGTTGAGGGGTTAGCCGCCCCTTCAGCTCTTCAAGGACCTTTGGCCACACTTCCCGCATCTCTTTGGTCATGATATTGCCTTTTTTGATATCAGACAGCTACGGAACGAAGTTGATGAACAACCGCTCCGAGCGTCTTAACCGCAAGTTTAACATCGGTTATGGTATTATCCCTTGCCAGGGAAAATCTAATGGAACTTAGGGTGTCTGAACGAGAGAGGCCCATGGCAAGGAGCACATGAGAGGCCTCCAGCGCCCCGGAGACACAGGGGTTGCCCGCGCCCACACAGACCCCCGCCATGTCCAGGTTAAGAAGAAGGGCCTCGGCCTCCATACCCTCAAACCCCAGGCACAGGTTCCCTGCAAGACGGAGCGTATCGTTTTTGGGGCCGTTTAGCCTCACGTTACACCCGAGAGACAAAATTCCCTCAAGAAGGCGGTCGCGTAAGGACGTAACGTGAGACAGATTGTCCTGCAGGTTATCCGTCGCCAGCTCAAGTGCCCTGGCCATGCCTGCGCAGGCTGCAAGGTTCATCGTGCCGGGCCTTAAAGCGGACGGTCCGGGTCCACTGTAAGTAGTGGGGGTCATACGGGTGCCGGAGCGGACATATAGTGCGCCGAGGCCTTTGGGCCCATGAAACTTGTGGGCCGAGAGGCTGAGCAAATCCACTCCCATGTCTGCCGGGTGTACAGGTATCTTTCCGGCGGCCTGTGCGGCGTCGGTATGGAACGCGATTCCGCGTGACCGCACTATGTCGGCAATATCCCGGACAGGCAGTATGGCGCCCGTTTCTCCCTC is part of the Candidatus Bathyanammoxibius amoris genome and harbors:
- the dnaA gene encoding chromosomal replication initiator protein DnaA; this translates as MTKEMREVWPKVLEELKGRLTPQQFQTWFAHIKPVAREGDNSMIELRVPSQYHKEWLSQSYRGLIEEVLSSVSGGLGDVKFTIESDLSTPPSVESSSYLNREYLFENFVVGPSNRLAHAAAAAVAESPGKAYNPLFLQGGVGLGKTHLLHAICLSLIEKNPSSRILYLPCESFVNHFIATVKTERWESFRNTYRGLDVLVIDDVHFISRSPRSREEFFHTFNALYNSQKQIILSSDCSPEDISEIEERLVSRFKWGLLARIEPPDFETRTAIIEKKASLSNLCVPPEAARILAEGVTDNVRELEGAIIRFSRCAAIDPSASPEAIAHQISSEFSKKGLSPVNIEKIMASVATSFDISLQQLQSRSRKRSTALARQVAMFLARRHTQLSLQEIGGYIGGRDHSTVIHAEEKVKTMKSVDKDFSQLLDGIEKDLHTGAS
- a CDS encoding cysteine desulfurase; this encodes MKTNCTNRVYLDNAATTRVDPLVLEEMYRCEKQYGGVATQMHSAGREARRVLSTSRARIARCLGVREEEIVFTSGATEANNIALLGAARSYNRQGNHIITSRIEHPSVLGTCEALEEQGFTVTRLPVSEEGLIDPEDVARAINDKTILISLILAEGETGAILPVRDIADIVRSRGIAFHTDAAQAAGKIPVHPADMGVDLLSLSAHKFHGPKGLGALYVRSGTRMTPTTYSGPGPSALRPGTMNLAACAGMARALELATDNLQDNLSHVTSLRDRLLEGILSLGCNVRLNGPKNDTLRLAGNLCLGFEGMEAEALLLNLDMAGVCVGAGNPCVSGALEASHVLLAMGLSRSDTLSSIRFSLARDNTITDVKLAVKTLGAVVHQLRSVAV